gtagttttttgaaatattgTTGGTAATACTTAAAGATATAGTAGATGTTGTTaatattgattaaaaaataCGGTGATTTGATTACACTAATTCCTGTTAAATAGTGTTGGTAATACTTGGCGAGATCACAGATGTTTTGTCACACCCATTtactgataaaaaaagaaagattttaaTATTGCCGAATTAATGTTAATATTCTAACTTGGTATATCCTTGAGAGACAAAAAGTGCCACGGGGATTTACCAATTCCTTCAATAGTCGGATCTTggcattgaatattaaaaagcCCAGTATTTTTTCGCATTGGAACATGAAAGGAGTTTCAGAAGGAGttcgagaatttttttatgagaagaagaagaagctctccacatttttcttttaattaagctGGTGACAAATAAttaagttgaatttttttttttacgactaCCCTTAATGAATGCATCCAAGGCACTTTTTAAGCATACAATaggaaaattgatttgtttttcaaGTAAAGATTACAGATAAAGGAAACCACCCCGACATTAATAAATGtacaatttatttaatttagctGACTAATACGTGCAGCAAGGGCACATTTTTCGTGTATTGGAATTTGATTTTGCTGCTCTTAGATGGATTTACGAcagaataatatatatttttagtcTAGATTTACGAGTGTCACGTGAAGACTTTGGAGCGGGTGAAATGGAAATGCTATGAAATGGTGCTAAGCACATGTTATGTTTTAATTTGAATCATGAAGACAGGAATATTCTCTTTGATGCCATCGGCATCTTGACAATTCCGCACCGAGAACCCAAAAGTAATAATACAAAAACTAGAGGGCATGTGCTTTGAGTTCCGCCTCCCTGAGATTTGTTTTAAATCTACTACTTGGCTAGTAACTTCCAGCTTCATAGAGCTTAAAACACTGCTTTTTCCGAACTGGTACGACTGTGGTGCTTCACTTTCTCTGCAACTGGTCGCGCTATGAAATCTGCTTTTGCCCAACTGGTACGACTGtggttcttcattttctctgcaACTGGTCGCGCTATGAAAGCCATTGCGTCTATCTTCGGCATTGGAGAAGCTGGTTCTTCCCGGAACCAGAAACCAATGCAAATGCCTGAAGCAGTGGAAGGGTGTGACTATgaagtgttcttgagcttcagtgGACCGGATACGCGCACGGGCATCACCGATCATCTTTATTGTCGTCTCAAAGACGCAGGAGTCCGCACATACCTTGACAACAAAGAGCTTCGCATCGGTGAAGAGATCGGCCCAGAGCTTCTTGGAGCAATTGAGCAATCGAAGATCtccatacccatcttctctgAAGGATATGCTTCCAGCAAATGGTGTCTTAATGAGCTAGCTCATATGGTGGGCTGTAGGAGGAAGGGACAAATAATCACGCCTCTTTTCTACCATGTCAAACCATCCGAGGTTCGATATCTAACCAGTGGTTATGGTGAGGCCTTGCTTGCGCACAAAGACAAGAAGCGGGTGGACAATGCGACCATCCGGAAGTGGAGAGCTGCTCTCAAAGAGGTTGGGGGGTTAAAGGGGTGGGACATAAAAAACGGGGATAGGTGCCGAATCTTCCATCCTTAAATTGCATGCCAAAATGGAAGTTCTCTTGCTTGCAGTTTCTTTTCAATTGCTTTGTGGACTACggatcttattattatttttttggtcaaatatctTTCTCTCTAATCAATCCATTGAAATTGCACAAATGCGATTGTGTCATGTTGGCGCGATTGCAAGAGACAATGACACATTGAATGCTTTTCCTTTGTTGTCTTTATGGTACCAGAGAAATTTAAGTACAAATGCTTTTCTGTTGTACTTCCCAGTAGAAAGCCAGTATACGCACGaggtttgaaaaaaattatgtcttGTTTTacttggaaaatttgaagttaCGTTGGTTCCCTTTGTTCAAGTAATGTTACGACATTTTAATTTGACTTTTCCTCGttcatccacaaaaatatttatgacctAAGATTTGAAAACATTTATGCATAACTATATAATGAGAGGTGCATATCAATATTCGTCATATTGTACGCTAGAAATTAATGGAGAAACTTAATGGATCTCTCATTTATCGTTCAGAACACTTGAGACATATATGATGTGCTAATCGTGAAGCTAGTTTGTGAAAGAGAAGCTTGTGTAGACATCCGAAAtacacataaaaaataaatattgtacTTGATGATTGAGTAGCTGTGAACAAGGTTTGAGCATTTGCCTAGCATGTCCATGAATTTGTTCTTCCAGATTAACGCAATACATAAGTTGCACTTGCAGTTGCTCTTCTTCTTGCCTCCTGTGGTTTCCACAGCGTAATTGTTGTCAATTCCTGATGTCCAATATTTCAGCTTGCCGATTCTAACTTTCTTTATGTCTTGGCCTTTCTCATCGTTTTCATCGTTAGGCACGAAGGACAACTGGTTAAACATATCGTTACCAAGGTTTTAAGTGAgctgaaaaaggcttatttggtGGTTACTGACTCCTTGGTTGGAGTTGACCACAGTGTGAAGGAAATTCTAGGGATGATAGGCACCAACATGGATGATGTAAAAATCGTGGGAATTCACGGCATGGGTGGCATCGGAAAAACGACTCTTGCCAAAGTAGTCTACAACAAGCTTTCCCGGGACTTTGCTCATTGCTGTTACCTTGACGATGTTAGAGACACTTCAAACTTGAAAGGAATTGTACATTTGCAGAACCGTCTAATTTCAAACCTTTCGGGACAGGCACATCCACCTGTCGATTGCGTCGACGAGGGAATAAGGATGATAGAAGAGAGATTTTCCAGTTTGGAAGCTCTTATTCTTCTTGATGATGTTGACGAAAACAGTCAATTAAGTGCACTCTTGGGGAGGTGTTGTTGCTTTGGTCCAGGAACCTTGATACTTATAACCACAAGAAATGAAATTGTTCTTCGTAAATTTGATGTAAAATTGATTTATCCAGTTGGTGAGATGGATTTGAAGAGATCGCTTCAGCTATTCAGCAAGCATGCTTTCAGAAGAGATCACCCCCCACTAGAAAAATTAGAGCAGTCTAGAGAAATTGTGAAGATAGCCCAAGGTCTTCCATTGGTTCTTGAGGTGATGGGTTCAGCTTTATCATTATGTGCACAAAGAGAAGATATATGGAATGAGTACCTGGAGAAGTGGAAAAAGGGTCGTATTGAAGCAATTCAAAGTAAATTGATGATAAGCTACGAAGCATTGGATCCTTGCCAAAAGcaaatatttcttgatataGCTTATCTTTTCATCGGATATGATAAGAATACTGCTATGTACCTCTGGGAAGATTGTGAATTATTCCCAGCACACGGTCTTGAAGTTCTTCAAATGATgtcattaattaaaattgaaaaagacaaTAAGCTTTGGATGCATGATCATCTCAAGGATCTTGGTAGGGAAATCGCCCAGAACAGCAGATTGTGGAACTACAAGGAGGCACTAGATGTAATACAGAGAAAGAAGGTAAGTACTGGGTCTTTGATCACTCAAATATAATTGAGGTCTGTTCTTGTGAAATTCTAACTTTGTCCCAAGATTCGTCTCTTAATAACTAACTGTATCCTTCCTTTTCATAAATTTGTCTTGTTTCGATATTCAGGGAAATGAAAAGGTCGAAGCCCTCTGTCTGGAGTTTGGGGATTGTCGGGAGTACCGTCTCCCTCTTGAAGGATTCACAACGCTACCAAATCTAAGGTTCCTTCGAGTGGACAGCGAATCCTTCAATTACGACTGGGTTGAAAGTTCCATTTCACAAGCCACCCTACTTTGGCATAACAAATGTTGGATTTTTTCACCGATGAAcatattgaaaagaaagaaacaactcCTCCCAAATTTAAGATGGCTCATGTGGCATAATTTTCCGTGGCGAGCACTCAGGATGACTTACTTTTCAATGAACAGTTTAGTCATCCTTGATTTTTCCTCGAGTACAATCACACATGATTGGGACGGATGGAGACATGTCAAGGTACCTTTTTTTCTAGAATAATCTTCTTGCTGTTGTCGTTCTCTTTTTGTAAAATTTATCCACATGCTACCATATTGGTGTTGCAGAGAGCAtgtaaattgaaagttcttaaTCTTTCAAGTTGCACCCGCTTGACGAAGACTCCTGATCTGTCTGAATTACCCACACTagagagattgattcttgatGAATGTCAAGAATTGGCTGAAATTGACTCGTCAATCGGTGAATTGAAGAACTTGGTTTTCTTGAGCTTAATAGGTTGCCAGGAACTCCGGCATCTGCCTGAAGAGCTAGGCGGCTTGCCAAGTCTAACAGTACTTCTCCTTGATAGAACTTGTATCAGAGAAATATCGGGTACAATCAACCTTCCAACTTCTTTGTCGAAGCTTTCTTTAGCGATGACATCCATAAGGCACTTGCCCGACTCCATTGGCGCGTTGACAAGTCTCAACCACTT
This genomic interval from Rhodamnia argentea isolate NSW1041297 chromosome 4, ASM2092103v1, whole genome shotgun sequence contains the following:
- the LOC115731516 gene encoding disease resistance protein RPV1-like, producing the protein MKSAFAQLVRLWFFIFSATGRAMKAIASIFGIGEAGSSRNQKPMQMPEAVEGCDYEVFLSFSGPDTRTGITDHLYCRLKDAGVRTYLDNKELRIGEEIGPELLGAIEQSKISIPIFSEGYASSKWCLNELAHMVGCRRKGQIITPLFYHVKPSEVRYLTSGYGEALLAHKDKKRVDNATIRKWRAALKEINAIHKLHLQLLFFLPPVVSTAHEGQLVKHIVTKVLSELKKAYLVVTDSLVGVDHSVKEILGMIGTNMDDVKIVGIHGMGGIGKTTLAKVVYNKLSRDFAHCCYLDDVRDTSNLKGIVHLQNRLISNLSGQAHPPVDCVDEGIRMIEERFSSLEALILLDDVDENSQLSALLGRCCCFGPGTLILITTRNEIVLRKFDVKLIYPVGEMDLKRSLQLFSKHAFRRDHPPLEKLEQSREIVKIAQGLPLVLEVMGSALSLCAQREDIWNEYLEKWKKGRIEAIQSKLMISYEALDPCQKQIFLDIAYLFIGYDKNTAMYLWEDCELFPAHGLEVLQMMSLIKIEKDNKLWMHDHLKDLGREIAQNSRLWNYKEALDVIQRKKGNEKVEALCLEFGDCREYRLPLEGFTTLPNLRFLRVDSESFNYDWRACKLKVLNLSSCTRLTKTPDLSELPTLERLILDECQELAEIDSSIGELKNLVFLSLIGCQELRHLPEELGGLPSLTVLLLDRTCIREISGTINLPTSLSKLSLAMTSIRHLPDSIGALTSLNHLSLSRCSWINRLPRSIGQLHSLTELDLSYSTISGLPDSMESLENLQVLRIFPTNDSIRISAVPKLPVSLTSLAISLKSLVAIPDLSNLINLKQLVLLMEGPCELEQVPLPWRLGRLSKLQLLALSIPHMTNLSRELGALSHLKFLYLQDCRSLQCIPQISSTVSKLHILGCWSLTALDISNLKNLSELYIVGTPVEDLSGREQLDNLLECKIEKNDNYSVQYTLRRNLIEMVFHEEFA